Within Montipora foliosa isolate CH-2021 chromosome 3, ASM3666993v2, whole genome shotgun sequence, the genomic segment tttagtcgacaatactaccccccgggaacaccaaagaagagttgttgatgccggagttttaataaaacaattattctactcgggcttgctggatataaaataattataaccaacGAGGCACGTTATcgatcacttcatatccagcgcgcccttgtAGAATAATTCTTAACTATTCGCAgatataaattttctttttgcattgcaTGTCATGAATGAGTCTAGACGTGCCTATTATAAACAATATATTGATGAGAACAGTTCTGACCAGGGAAGGCTTTTTCGGGCCAGTAAACGCCTTTTGAACTTTCATGTAGGCAGGGCTCTGCCGCCTCATACAGATGCTCGTATGCTGGCAAATGAGATGGGTGAGTATTTTGTTCACAAAATCACGGCTATTAGGTCTGAGCTGGATGCGGATGCCACTGGCGCAACTTCGCTTGCCACATCAGCTTCAACGTGTAGTGagttttctgaattttttccatTGTCTGAGGAGAGTCGTGCGCCCTTGATCCTCTACCATCGTCTATTTTGAACTTCTGTTTGGATGAACTGCTCCCCGTTATTAGGAAAATTGTCAACTTGTCTCTTGAGTCTGGCGTCTTTGCGGAGAACTGGAAGAATGCTTTAGTTCACCCTTTGCTTAAGAAAGCAGGACTCAAACCTATTAACAACAATTTTCGACTGGTGAGCAACTTGCAGGTTACATCAAAGATTACGGAAAAGTCCGTGGCTATCCAATTACAAGATCATATGACAGCCAACAACTTATTTCCTGTTCTCCAAAGCGCATATCGGCAGAATCACAGCACTGAGACGGCGttattaaaagttaaaaacgatgTTTTGCTGAATACAAACAAAGGTCACGTCACATTGCTTGTTATGTTAGATCTCAGTGCTGCGTTTGAAACCGTAGACCACGGTATTCTTCTGCACAGGCTGTAGTCCAAGCTTGGCCTTCGAGATAAGGCTTTATTatggtttaaatcttatttgGCGGGAAGAACGCAGCAGGTCTCTGTTAACGGAACGCTCTCTGATAAATTTAACCTGACTTGCGGGGTCCCACAAGGCTCTTGCTTGGGCCCCCTCCTATTTACCATCTACGCGAGTTCGCTGTTTGACATTATGAAATCTCATCTGGCATCCGTTCACACCTATGCGGACGATACACAGCTATATATATCGTTTAATCCCGTTGACAACACTAGTGAGGCTGATGCTGTGACTGCGATTGAAAAGTGTATTTGCGATGTTCGCGCATGGATGAGAGATGATAAGTTGATGCTGAATGACGACAAAACTGAGTTCTTGATCATTGGCACGGAAAGACAGTTATCGAGGGTGTCCGTTGACAAGATCGGCCAAGCTGAGGTATCGCCCGTCTCTTCAGTGCGCAATTTGGGCACCTGGTTCGATTCTCATCTGGACATGTCGACTCATGTGACTAAGGCTAGCGCTAGCGCGTTTTATTATCTGTACAATATCCGGCACATTTTGAAGTATCTGTCTCGTGAGTCCACCGAGAGGCTTGTTCACGCGTTCATCACAAGCAGGCTTGATTACTGTAATGGTTTATTGTACGGTGCTCCTGAGTATCAAATTAAGAAACTTCAAAGAGTCATGAATGCCAGTGCTCGATTAGTTTACTGCGTACCTAAGTATTGTCACATTACTCCTTTACTAAGAGAACTCCACTGGTTACCAGTGCGCTTGCGCGTAGATTTTAAGATTCTTCTTGTTACATTTAAGATACTTCACGGTGTTGCTCCTAGCTATCTTGAGGATCTAGTCTCTGTCTTACCAGCCTCACATTACCAACTACGCCGTAACAATAATGGTATATTGTTAGAAAGACCTCGGCTAAGAACGAAGAAGACCATGGGAGATCGCGCGTTTTCGATAGCTGCCCCCTTcttatggaacagtcttcctctGCCATTAAGACAGGAAACATCAATCGACTCTTTCAAACGCTCTGttaaaacatatttatttaaaaaggcttttagttggattatttattcatttaatttaatattgtgaTTCTTAAAAATTCTATAGTTTACTAATTACTCTGGAAATTTTTATACtgtaaatattgtaattttACTGAGTGACTTTAAATTTagttctaataataatattgtaatgcGCTTTTGAGTATTTTTATAGAAAAGCGCAATATaagtaaaaaatattattattattattattattattattattattattaatacactATTTGATATTTCTGTGGGAACAATCATCATTTTGAGTTATTAATATGTGGTAGCTGAGATTGGAGCATGCATCATTTAATATTCCAGGACAGTCGTACCTGAAGTCGGGTTCAACTGATGTAACGTTTCACAGATTTTGTTAATTCCCTTTAGGCCTAATATCGTAAAAAGACCTTTTAGGAAGCATGACACACAGAAACCTTTCCGACAAAAGTCCCAGAAATGGGACGCAACACACTTGATAGTGCATTCGCTAAAATTTTTTCCTAATTGTCGCTGGAATCGCGGTAGGTTGTACCGGTAACTGAAAGGAAGAAGTCACACTTGCGTTTGCCGTCCCCTTTTTTGATCAAGTATCCAACATCTTGTACAAGGAAAGGCTTCAAATGACATACATTATTATGGagtgcaaggatggcgcagtggtgagagtactcgcctcccaccgatgtgggccgggttcatttcccagattcgatgtcatatgtgggttgagtttgttggttctctactctgcagcgagaggtttttctccgggtacaccGGTTTTTCCCTCTACTGAAAACCCAGCATTTAATTTGGTTTGTTgttgattttagtttacagtgtccccagttaatgctccagcgctataagactagacacttaaataaagttcctttccttactaTCCACGTTTGCGGCATTCCGTTGGGATGGGGGTGGAAACAAGATCGGGGAAGGGCTCTTTTTTCTTGATCGTGAAAAACTTTTTCCCCTTTCTCCCCTCCCTACTGGATCGCGCCTGGGTCTCCAAGGATTTGCAGCGAACGCCGGGCAGGCTGAAGTTTCAGTTCCACCAAAAATCTGGGAACTTGTATGCTTGAATTCGGCTTCTTTCTTGCCTGTTCGCTACAGTTATCTAACAGATTCTAAAAGAAACAAGAGGGACACAGCAAATTCTCAAGAAAAGGGAATAGAATGTTTGAAATGAAGAAGCCTGCCGTTGGCCTTGCCCGCAAACGCCAAACCATTGCCATCCATTGCGAATTTTTACGACACTTCCGCCTACTCGACAgaaagtaaattttaatataccaaGTGAGACCCAGAGCAGGAAGACCAATGGTGCTGCAACTTCAATTTGATAAACAACGGTTCAGGTTTCCTGTTTCCCAGATagtaatttatatttttcgtCCAGTTCTGAGTGTAGTCCAGAGAAGAAGATTTCGACAACCGTCACACGACAACAGGGATGGTGGCTTATTGCAAAGGTTCTCTTTCAGAACAAC encodes:
- the LOC137995508 gene encoding uncharacterized protein, translating into MKSHLASVHTYADDTQLYISFNPVDNTSEADAVTAIEKCICDVRAWMRDDKLMLNDDKTEFLIIGTERQLSRVSVDKIGQAEVSPVSSVRNLGTWFDSHLDMSTHVTKASASAFYYLYNIRHILKYLSRESTERLVHAFITSRLDYCNGLLYGAPEYQIKKLQRVMNASARLVYCVPKYCHITPLLRELHWLPVRLRVDFKILLVTFKILHGVAPSYLEDLVSVLPASHYQLRRNNNVLHMRTGIRKAFTPVLTSGSSKKYKEGRKEPAKAVKTYCKACAAA